The following are from one region of the Sorghum bicolor cultivar BTx623 chromosome 2, Sorghum_bicolor_NCBIv3, whole genome shotgun sequence genome:
- the LOC8054551 gene encoding E3 ubiquitin-protein ligase At1g63170 isoform X1, with amino-acid sequence MEHASCDDVHEHVISVAHGETASTSTSHQDMYSDSDEPHQEDRQSTSTQTPSSESSPSISPIAYSSRNLSFPRRDSIYGHGRSPWNSGLWISFEVVMYIAQVVAAIVILVFSRHEHPHAPLFAWIIGYTVGCIASLPLIYWRYVHRNRHLDQEPQQPPTTYPTLTPSQSSEGRNHRTSGIVLRLGCIAISCPRLSVLAYHFKTAVDCFFAVWFVVGNVWIFGGRSISSDAQDAPNMYRLCLAFLALSCVGYAIPFIMCAAICCCFPCLISVLRLQEDLGQNRGATQELIDALPTYKFKPKRNKNWGIDHASSSEHLDEGGILGPGTKKERVVSAEDAVCCICLTKYGDDDELRELPCTHFFHVQCVDKWLKINAVCPLCKTEIGGVVRSFFGLPFGRRRVDRIAGRGVASSRFNV; translated from the exons ATGGAGCACGCTTCCTGTGATGATGTACATGAGCATGTTATAAGTGTAGCACATGGGGAAACCGCATCAACATCAACCAGTCATCAAGATATGTACAGTGACTCGGATGAACCGCATCAGGAGGATAGGCAATCAACAAGCACACAAACCCCATCATCAGAGTCTTCACCGTCAATATCACCAATTGCATATAGCTCCAGAAATTTATCTTTTCCTAGAAGAGATAGTATATATGGTCATGGAAGAAGTCCTTGGAATTCTGGTCTATGGATCTCGTTTGAAGTTGTCATGTACATTGCTCAGGTTGTAGCTGCTATTGTCATCCTCGTCTTTTCAAGACATGAACATCCCCATGCTCCTTTGTTCGCATGGATAATTGGATATACAGTTGGCTGCATTGCTAGTCTTCCTCTTATTTATTGGCGGTATGTTCATCGAAATAGACATTTGGACCAAGAACCTCAGCAACCACCTACAACATATCCTACTTTGACTCCCTCTCAGTCATCAGAAGGACGCAACCATCGTACCAGTGGTATAGTCTTGCGTCTTGGATGTATAGCAATTTCTTGCCCAAG GCTTAGTGTACTGGCTTATCACTTCAAGACAGCTGTTGACTGTTTCTTTGCTGTGTGGTTTGTTGTTGGCAATGTGTGGATTTTTGGTGGGCGCAGTATTTCATCAGATGCTCAGGACGCCCCCAATATGTACAG GTTATGTTTGGCATTCCTTGCGCTTAGTTGTGTTGGATATGCCATTCCCTTTATCATGTGTGCAGCAATATGCTGCTGCTTTCCATGCTTGATTTCTGTTTTGCGCCTTCAAGAAGATTTGGGTCAAAATAGAGGAGCTACTCAAGAGCTAATAGATGCATTGCCAACCTACAAATTCAAACCAAAACGTAACAAAAACTGGGGGATTGACCATGCTTCAAGCTCAGAGCATCTTGATGAGGGCGGCATCCTCGGCCCAGGAACTAAGAAGGAAAGAGTTGTTTCAGCTGAAGATGCT GTGTGCTGCATCTGTCTAACAAAGTATGGAGATGATGATGAGCTCCGTGAGCTTCCTTGCACACATTTCTTTCATGTTCAATGCGTAGATAAATGGCTCAAGATAAACGCAGTGTGCCCACTCTGCAAAACAGAGATTGGGGGTGTGGTTCGATCTTTCTTCGGTTTGCCATTTGGCCGCCGCCGTGTCGATAGGATCGCTGGAAGAGGTGTAGCTagctcaagattcaatgtataG
- the LOC8054551 gene encoding E3 ubiquitin-protein ligase At1g63170 isoform X3, translated as MGKPHQHQPVIKICTVTRMNRIRRIGNQQAHKPHHQSLHRQYHQLHIAPEIYLFLEEIVYMVMEEVLGILVVAAIVILVFSRHEHPHAPLFAWIIGYTVGCIASLPLIYWRYVHRNRHLDQEPQQPPTTYPTLTPSQSSEGRNHRTSGIVLRLGCIAISCPRLSVLAYHFKTAVDCFFAVWFVVGNVWIFGGRSISSDAQDAPNMYRLCLAFLALSCVGYAIPFIMCAAICCCFPCLISVLRLQEDLGQNRGATQELIDALPTYKFKPKRNKNWGIDHASSSEHLDEGGILGPGTKKERVVSAEDAVCCICLTKYGDDDELRELPCTHFFHVQCVDKWLKINAVCPLCKTEIGGVVRSFFGLPFGRRRVDRIAGRGVASSRFNV; from the exons ATGGGGAAACCGCATCAACATCAACCAGTCATCAAGATATGTACAGTGACTCGGATGAACCGCATCAGGAGGATAGGCAATCAACAAGCACACAAACCCCATCATCAGAGTCTTCACCGTCAATATCACCAATTGCATATAGCTCCAGAAATTTATCTTTTCCTAGAAGAGATAGTATATATGGTCATGGAAGAAGTCCTTGGAATTCTG GTTGTAGCTGCTATTGTCATCCTCGTCTTTTCAAGACATGAACATCCCCATGCTCCTTTGTTCGCATGGATAATTGGATATACAGTTGGCTGCATTGCTAGTCTTCCTCTTATTTATTGGCGGTATGTTCATCGAAATAGACATTTGGACCAAGAACCTCAGCAACCACCTACAACATATCCTACTTTGACTCCCTCTCAGTCATCAGAAGGACGCAACCATCGTACCAGTGGTATAGTCTTGCGTCTTGGATGTATAGCAATTTCTTGCCCAAG GCTTAGTGTACTGGCTTATCACTTCAAGACAGCTGTTGACTGTTTCTTTGCTGTGTGGTTTGTTGTTGGCAATGTGTGGATTTTTGGTGGGCGCAGTATTTCATCAGATGCTCAGGACGCCCCCAATATGTACAG GTTATGTTTGGCATTCCTTGCGCTTAGTTGTGTTGGATATGCCATTCCCTTTATCATGTGTGCAGCAATATGCTGCTGCTTTCCATGCTTGATTTCTGTTTTGCGCCTTCAAGAAGATTTGGGTCAAAATAGAGGAGCTACTCAAGAGCTAATAGATGCATTGCCAACCTACAAATTCAAACCAAAACGTAACAAAAACTGGGGGATTGACCATGCTTCAAGCTCAGAGCATCTTGATGAGGGCGGCATCCTCGGCCCAGGAACTAAGAAGGAAAGAGTTGTTTCAGCTGAAGATGCT GTGTGCTGCATCTGTCTAACAAAGTATGGAGATGATGATGAGCTCCGTGAGCTTCCTTGCACACATTTCTTTCATGTTCAATGCGTAGATAAATGGCTCAAGATAAACGCAGTGTGCCCACTCTGCAAAACAGAGATTGGGGGTGTGGTTCGATCTTTCTTCGGTTTGCCATTTGGCCGCCGCCGTGTCGATAGGATCGCTGGAAGAGGTGTAGCTagctcaagattcaatgtataG
- the LOC8054551 gene encoding E3 ubiquitin-protein ligase At1g63170 isoform X2 — translation MEHASCDDVHEHVISVAHGETASTSTSHQDMYSDSDEPHQEDRQSTSTQTPSSESSPSISPIAYSSRNLSFPRRDSIYGHGRSPWNSGLWISFEVVMYIAQVVAAIVILVFSRHEHPHAPLFAWIIGYTVGCIASLPLIYWRYVHRNRHLDQEPQQPPTTYPTLTPSQSSEGRNHRTSGIVLRLGCIAISCPSISSDAQDAPNMYRLCLAFLALSCVGYAIPFIMCAAICCCFPCLISVLRLQEDLGQNRGATQELIDALPTYKFKPKRNKNWGIDHASSSEHLDEGGILGPGTKKERVVSAEDAVCCICLTKYGDDDELRELPCTHFFHVQCVDKWLKINAVCPLCKTEIGGVVRSFFGLPFGRRRVDRIAGRGVASSRFNV, via the exons ATGGAGCACGCTTCCTGTGATGATGTACATGAGCATGTTATAAGTGTAGCACATGGGGAAACCGCATCAACATCAACCAGTCATCAAGATATGTACAGTGACTCGGATGAACCGCATCAGGAGGATAGGCAATCAACAAGCACACAAACCCCATCATCAGAGTCTTCACCGTCAATATCACCAATTGCATATAGCTCCAGAAATTTATCTTTTCCTAGAAGAGATAGTATATATGGTCATGGAAGAAGTCCTTGGAATTCTGGTCTATGGATCTCGTTTGAAGTTGTCATGTACATTGCTCAGGTTGTAGCTGCTATTGTCATCCTCGTCTTTTCAAGACATGAACATCCCCATGCTCCTTTGTTCGCATGGATAATTGGATATACAGTTGGCTGCATTGCTAGTCTTCCTCTTATTTATTGGCGGTATGTTCATCGAAATAGACATTTGGACCAAGAACCTCAGCAACCACCTACAACATATCCTACTTTGACTCCCTCTCAGTCATCAGAAGGACGCAACCATCGTACCAGTGGTATAGTCTTGCGTCTTGGATGTATAGCAATTTCTTGCCCAAG TATTTCATCAGATGCTCAGGACGCCCCCAATATGTACAG GTTATGTTTGGCATTCCTTGCGCTTAGTTGTGTTGGATATGCCATTCCCTTTATCATGTGTGCAGCAATATGCTGCTGCTTTCCATGCTTGATTTCTGTTTTGCGCCTTCAAGAAGATTTGGGTCAAAATAGAGGAGCTACTCAAGAGCTAATAGATGCATTGCCAACCTACAAATTCAAACCAAAACGTAACAAAAACTGGGGGATTGACCATGCTTCAAGCTCAGAGCATCTTGATGAGGGCGGCATCCTCGGCCCAGGAACTAAGAAGGAAAGAGTTGTTTCAGCTGAAGATGCT GTGTGCTGCATCTGTCTAACAAAGTATGGAGATGATGATGAGCTCCGTGAGCTTCCTTGCACACATTTCTTTCATGTTCAATGCGTAGATAAATGGCTCAAGATAAACGCAGTGTGCCCACTCTGCAAAACAGAGATTGGGGGTGTGGTTCGATCTTTCTTCGGTTTGCCATTTGGCCGCCGCCGTGTCGATAGGATCGCTGGAAGAGGTGTAGCTagctcaagattcaatgtataG